One part of the Homo sapiens chromosome 19, GRCh38.p14 Primary Assembly genome encodes these proteins:
- the SMIM46 gene encoding small integral membrane protein 46: MDLGSGSSQGGDLETTFQLWLQLLLWAHLAVRFLGYLHRTFRGPKPQPAP, encoded by the coding sequence ATGGATCTGGGATCAGGCAGCAGCcagggtggggacttggagaccACCTTCCAGCTGTGGCTGCAGCTGCTCCTCTGGGCCCACCTGGCTGTACGTTTCCTGGGCTACCTGCACCGCACCTTCCGGGGGCCTAAGCCACAGCCAGCACCCTGA